The proteins below come from a single Deinococcus roseus genomic window:
- a CDS encoding MFS transporter, which translates to MPLLPALVPAALIPSGLRGRTMKIAILEGCVWSVYANWLLGPITIGYLSHLGADTRMLALAGSIPFLSQMVGPFSAWLSGKISTRRKLMFYLGIFSRVAGLLPILATFPFIPLDGKITLVLLSLVLAHVFQSASGLLWQGIMSDVVPEKVRGRYFGYRNGLSGVFTMAASVGAGLLIDHIASPDSYRWLFVAALGMGVFSVLLYLSYLDPNPDSPTMRFREGFTRPLRDREFLPFVKTTVMWSIVQALLTVLVVPYLLQKQHLSMTQIGIYTALASLTTLFTNYGVGLVIDRCPPRRVLQGSILLSAVLLPVVLVLLDVTHQVWLVWVLAALEAVIYNTVNLSLFDLGVKATHNKPRVGYYALNNLLNGSASFLAGLAAGWSVSLLEHWTSGAYLCLFIGVGLLRLLLIGRVRV; encoded by the coding sequence GTGCCCCTGCTCCCTGCACTTGTTCCTGCTGCCCTGATTCCCTCTGGACTCCGGGGCCGCACCATGAAAATCGCCATCCTGGAAGGCTGCGTCTGGTCGGTGTATGCCAACTGGTTGCTGGGACCCATCACCATCGGGTACCTCAGTCACCTGGGGGCAGACACCCGAATGCTGGCCCTGGCAGGCAGCATCCCCTTTCTGTCCCAGATGGTGGGACCCTTCAGTGCCTGGCTCTCGGGCAAAATCAGCACCCGCCGCAAGCTGATGTTCTACCTGGGCATCTTCAGCCGGGTGGCGGGTTTGCTGCCCATCCTGGCCACCTTTCCTTTCATTCCGCTGGATGGCAAAATCACCCTGGTGCTGCTCAGCCTGGTGCTGGCCCACGTGTTCCAGTCTGCCTCGGGCCTGTTGTGGCAGGGCATCATGTCCGATGTGGTCCCGGAAAAAGTGCGCGGACGTTACTTCGGGTACCGCAACGGCCTGAGTGGGGTGTTCACCATGGCCGCCTCGGTGGGGGCAGGGCTGCTGATTGACCACATCGCCTCACCGGACAGTTACCGCTGGCTTTTTGTTGCTGCACTGGGCATGGGGGTGTTTTCGGTGCTGCTGTACCTGTCTTACCTGGACCCCAACCCCGACAGCCCCACCATGCGTTTCCGGGAAGGTTTCACCCGTCCCCTGAGAGACCGTGAATTTTTGCCTTTCGTGAAAACCACCGTGATGTGGAGCATCGTGCAGGCTTTGCTGACCGTGCTGGTGGTGCCTTACTTGCTGCAAAAACAGCACCTCAGCATGACCCAGATTGGGATTTACACAGCCCTGGCTTCGCTGACCACGCTGTTCACCAATTACGGGGTGGGACTGGTGATTGACCGCTGTCCGCCCAGGAGAGTGCTGCAGGGCTCCATCCTGCTCAGTGCGGTGCTGCTGCCTGTGGTGCTGGTGCTGCTGGATGTCACCCATCAGGTGTGGCTGGTGTGGGTGCTGGCCGCGCTGGAAGCCGTGATTTACAACACCGTCAACCTTTCGCTTTTTGATCTTGGGGTAAAAGCCACCCACAACAAACCCCGTGTGGGGTATTACGCCCTCAACAACCTGCTGAACGGCAGTGCCTCTTTTCTGGCAGGACTGGCAGCAGGATGGTCGGTCAGTTTGCTGGAACACTGGACCTCGGGTGCCTACCTGTGCCTGTTCATCGGGGTGGGGTTGCTGCGCCTGCTCCTGATTGGAAGGGTGCGGGTGTAA